A stretch of Cicer arietinum cultivar CDC Frontier isolate Library 1 chromosome 5, Cicar.CDCFrontier_v2.0, whole genome shotgun sequence DNA encodes these proteins:
- the LOC101499998 gene encoding pentatricopeptide repeat-containing protein At5g43790-like, with protein sequence MGMFCDNATVLKTLNLIHRSTTLCHLLQLHSLFLKSSLHHHPNIISHFLLSSSYISLSYSNSFFHSLPIIPPLFAWNTIIRAFSNTPTPLQSLYLFRQLQSSRLSPNNFTYPFVLKAGFRSDRYIGNALLNFYSDCGEIGFARKVFDEMSDRDVVSWSSMIAAYVGSNTPLESLNVFQEMRVDNVQPNSVTLVSLLSACTKMINLCAGESIHSYIIRNHIEMSVELGTALFEMYSKCGQIEKALLVFDLMPEKNLQSCTIMISALANHGREKDAISLFNRLENMGVQPDSLSFSVILSACSHMGLVYEGKMYFDKMVRLYNIKPTVEHYGCMVDLLGRAGLIQEAYDIIKNMPLEPNAVILRSFLGACQNHGWVPSLDADLMSKLESELGANYVLTANVFSVHSSWKEASDLRLAMKRKGLKKLPGCSWLEVQN encoded by the exons ATGGGTATGTTTTGTGATAATGCTACTGtgctaaaaaccctaaacctgattCACCGATCAACAACACTCTGCCATCTCCTCCAACTCCACTCTCTCTTCCTCAAATCCTCCCTCCATCATCACCCTAACATCATCTCCCATTTCCTCTTATCATCATCTTACATTTCCCTCTCTTACTCCAATTCCTTCTTCCACTCCTTACCCATTATCCCTCCACTCTTCGCTTGGAACACCATCATAAGAGCTTTCTCTAACACCCCAACACCACTCCAATCCCTCTACCTCTTTCGCCAACTTCAAAGTTCGCGTCTTTCCCCAAACAATTTCACTTACCCTTTTGTTCTCAAG GCGGGTTTTCGCTCTGATCGATATATAGGTAATGcccttttgaatttttattctGATTGCGGCGAAATTGGGTTTGCAAgaaaggtgtttgatgaaatgtctgATAGAGATGTTGTTTCGTGGAGCTCCATGATTGCTGCTTATGTTGGTTCCAATACCCCTTTAGAGTCACTAAATGTGTTTCAAGAGATGAGGGTGGATAACGTACAGCCAAATTCTGTGACTTTGGTTAGTTTGCTGTCTGCTTGTACTAAAATGATCAATTTATGTGCTGGTGAATCAATTCATTCCTATATTATAAGGAATCACATTGAAATGAGTGTTGAATTGGGAACTGCTTTGTTTGAGATGTATTCAAAATGTGGGCAAATTGAGAAAGCTCTTTTGGTTTTTGACTTAATGCCTGAAAAGAATTTGCAGTCTTGCACTATCATGATCTCTGCTCTTGCAAATCATGGTCGGGAAAAGGATGCGATTTCTCTTTTCAACCGGTTGGAGAATATGGGAGTGCAACCTGATAGTTTGTCTTTTTCTGTGATTCTGTCTGCCTGCAGCCACATGGGACTTGTTTACGAGGGAAAGatgtattttgataaaatgGTGAGATTGTATAACATAAAGCCAACTGTCGAGCATTATGGATGCATGGTTGATTTGTTAGGAAGAGCTGGGTTGATTCAAGAAGCTTACGATATCATCAAGAACATGCCTTTGGAGCCCAATGCTGTCATATTGAGGAGTTTTCTGGGTGCTTGTCAAAATCATGGATGGGTTCCTAGTTTGGATGCTGATCTAATGTCTAAATTGGAGTCTGAATTGGGGGCAAACTATGTACTAACTGCTAATGTTTTTTCGGTTCATTCTTCTTGGAAGGAAGCCAGTGACTTGAGGTTAGCCATGAAACGAAAGGGGTTGAAGAAACTTCCTGGTTGTAGTTGGTTGGAGGTGCAAAATTGA